DNA from Scheffersomyces stipitis CBS 6054 chromosome 1, whole genome shotgun sequence:
CATCCTGCTGCTCTTGTTGTATATCAATCTTGTAACTAACCACTCCAAACTCTCCTTCAACCCTTGGTTTTCCAACACTGATACAGGTAAAAGTTTGGAATCGGTAGCTTCTAACTCACTAACCAACTGGATAAATACTCCGGTTTTCAACGATACTAAATCTACCGCCTGGGGCAAGTCCTGTTTGTTGGCCAACATGAGGATGGGCACATTGACAGTACCTTCACCTTCCCCATACTCTCTGTTGTTCCATGATTCATCATGTGCAATTTCAATCAACGTCTCATAGCATTCCTGGAAACGGGCTGTATCTGTCGAGTCTATGATAAAAATGATACCATGGCACGAATGGTAGTATCTGGACCACATGTTTCTCAACGATCGTTGGCCACCAAGATCCCAAAACTTGAGGTTTACATTTTTGAACTGTGAAGCCAATTCAGAGCCACTCAGAGCCTCGAATTTGATTGTGGTTGTGTTCTGGCCCACAGTTGGTAGAATACGTTTAGTCTTCAAGATGTCAGCTGTGGATCGCGACTCTTCGCCAGACTTCAGTGGTTTCTTTTTGACAGCTGTCTCATTGGCCGAAGCATATAGTAACTTAACATGTTCTAAAAATGTGGTTTTTCCAGCATTGTCCAATCCCAAGATAAGAATATTGTACTGCTCTCTTTTGGTATACTGGGTATACAAAGACGTAGCCAAATGGAACATTACAAATTGATGCGGTGAGAGGAGGACAAAAAGGCCAGATTCTATAACAGTTGCGTGGAATTCTATTGAATCGACTTTTAGGACAAATACGGATCTCTGACTTTTATCAGATCAATCTTAGAATGCTAGGGTTCCGTTATTGTAGTTGACAGATTGCGGTATACTTACCCGGCATAGAgaagaatgtgaaaaatagGAAACAACGGAAGCGAGATACGTGGAAATAGTCACCTGACAATTCTAAAACCTGCTCTTCTTAAGGATTTTTCATGGAcatatttttcagaatgGCTTTTTATGTTTTCATCTTATTCGATCCTTTTTTCTACAGACATGTTTACTGGTCAGACATACTTGATATGTTTATCAGATATGTTTAAATTAGAAATAAGTCTGCATCTATGAGTACGTGACAAATTTGTAAGGACCCAGTCTACATGATGATCAACTGATAGGGACAACTGAGCACGCTGTGAAGATAGTTGTCAAAGATAGTAGAAAACATATCTGACAAGACTGGACATTCTTAGAGATCGTTCAAAAATTTATACTAACATCTATAGAATCTGAACTATGTTTCTGGCTCGAATTTCCCATacttccttctcttcttctgctcaTGACTCTTGTACTTGATTTTCTTATGCTTCGTGTCTCTATTGTACTCATTGTACTAATCTCTACCACAAATCATTCAAATTCTCTTAACCTGTATGTTTATAGTATACACTGATATTTTCTATACCGCGAACCTagatgttcttcttcttgagatcGGTCTTGCTGACATAAATGTAGTTtacaacaaacaagaaCCAAGCAACTGCTACCAAGAATGCACTGGCTACATACAACCAAGAATTGGTGATGTCCCACGATCTCTTGAACTCGTCGTTGGCCAAGTGTCTCACAGTGACAATTTTAGCGTCGCTCAAGTACGACAATCCAGTTCTCTTGTAGTCCAACTCAAACGTGAACATACCATGGTGGTCTGGAACGGTGAAGTTGGCAAAGTAAGCAAAGGCGTCCAATTGCTCACTTTCCTTCGTAGAGGAAACGAATCCCAAAGGCAATAAGTTGAGTCTTTGATAAGGatccaacatcttgaaggCAAGCTGGAGCTGgtcttcttcctccaaAACTTCGTATGGAACCCACTTACCATCCACAAGTTCAGAAACACCAATAACATATATACTTTGATCCTTGATTCTGTACAAAGTTGGGTTAATGTCCAAAGGAGTGTCTTCCTTAAAGTGTTCTACAAATTGTAATTTCAAGACATTTTGCTGTTGGAAAGTCCATTTGTACAAACCAGCTTCAGCAAGAAGCGCTTCGGAGCCAACCCATGCCAATCTGGCATTGTTCAAAGCTTGGAATCCTACTGCTAAAAATCCTTGTTCTCCAAAAGTCCAAGTAGcatcttgttcaatggCTTCTACAGCACTTTTGGCGGTGAAGGAGGTTGGTGAGCCTTTGATGATAGGGAAAATATGCTCGTTGTTGTTGACTAAAGCTGCACTTCCTTCGTATTCCTTCACAGACAAAGTCTTGACAATTCTGTTTGGGATTAAATTGGTAGTACTGTCCAATTCAACTTTACCTTCAGGAGTAGAGTGGAAATGGTCggtcaacttgaagttcttaGGTGATGGATAAATGCCAATTTCGTTCAAGAATACTCGGATGGCATCTGGCAAAACTGCGCTGACTCCACCTACGACTAAAATATTACCATTACCATTGATATAGTCCAACAACTGGTGTTGGGAGAGACCAGATTTAGCTGCTATTcccttcttggaagaaggtAAGAGTACAAGATGGTCGTATCTGAGAGCATCATCAAAGAATAATTTGAtatcttcgtcgtcgtaAGTTTTCAAGGTTACCTTGTAGTtatcgttcaagttgttgagcAATTGGTTCACTTCGGTTGAGACGGTTTCGGTatcgttcaagtcgttgagCTTAGGGTCGTACACTACTAAAGCATGTTGAACATCCAAATCCACAGCAGATATGGCTGAACAGACGGCgaaaaacagaaaaacGGCCAAAAAGAGCACTCGAGCATTCATGATGGATACGTGGTGCAATTGGCTGACGACAATCTTCTAGACAAGAACAGACGTGTTTGTAGCTGAATGATCTGTGTTGAATAGGTTGATATTTCCTAGAGGTTCAGTTACGTGTTGAAAAATCGGCAAAGCTGGAGTGCAGGAGCGAGCGTGGGTACACGAACAGGCAAGAAGGCTTGAGTATTAAGGCTATGACTGTGAATGGTAAGAAGATAGCAGGTTCTCGTATCGTTGCCTTCAGGTATTCACACTGAGATTGAATTCACCATTGAATGTGTTCAACATTATTTTAATTACAATTATCCAGTGCTTATTGTGTAAAGAATTGTTTTATGTACAAAAGTATACTTCTCTAGCAGCAAAAGATGGGCTCTAAAGACAAAATTATACAACATTTTAGAATGTTCCATTACAAATTATACAAGTTCAGTTGATGGGCAGCGTCGTCGTCAATATCCAAATTTCAGactcttttcaattctgttgttgttctcCTTCTTGCCATATATTCTCTAAATTCGCAATTTGCACCCATCTTCTGCGGCTCGGATGTTCGCACCCATACTTAACATTTCGTTAACATTTCAGGAAGACATTTCAAAACTACTTTAACATTCTTCTCTACTCAATAATGGGCTTCAAAGTTAAGGTAGAGTTCCTTGGTGGCTTAGATGTCATCTCCAACAAAGTCAGAGAACACTCCTTGAAGGTTCCGCTCGAGGAAGGTGAAGCTACCGTTAAAGACTTGATCGAGCTCATCACAAAGTCCATCATTGCTGATCCAAAAGATATACCAGTATTCATAGAAGATGATACCGTTCGTCCGGGCATTCTTGTTCTTATCAACGACACCGATTGGGAATTGGAAGGCATGGAAGAGTACGTTCTTGAGTCTGGCGATGTGTTTACTTTTACCAGTACATTGCATGGAGGTTAGACAAGATAAATGAGAAAGATACTATAGACTATGCATAATTGTTAATATGGGAACTGTAAATATGGTAATGGTAATAGTAATAGTTACGTTAATAGAATGACTACAGGTTTTAAATATCTCGTAGATAACCCATAAACCTATATTTTATCATCAGCCTTCACGTTCTCTTCACCATTTTCTTTCACTGATTTTGTCTCCGCTGGAATCCTACTATTGGTATTGTCTCTTCTGTTTTTAGTAAACCCCccttcaattgttcttctttttacAATGGAATGAATCTACATCCAAGTACACCTTGGCCTCCCCAATTCATCGTGGGCTGTAGAATCAACTGTAATCGTTCTTCGCCCCGGAAAACTTCTACTGGGATACCTCTGTTGATGCTATTCCTTACTCTGGTCACAACGTTGGCAAGTTTGTTATGGTTGGCAGCATGGATATCTTCGTCGAACACAATGACTTTGTCGTCATCTCGCAATCCAGCTATATATGCTGGACCTTGATTGGCTACATCCTTTACAAGTGCAAAAGGTACTACGAATCTAGATGCTTGTTGAGATCGTTGCGATTCTGATCCTGACTGTTCAGATTGTGAGGACGATTCAGGTTCATTTTGTTGACGTGAGGCAAACTCCTGTATCATTTTGTCTTCCAAAAGTCCTATTATAGTCTTGTTGTCATTTCTCAATCTTATTACTTTGACTCGAATCAATCTGATACTAACGACATCCACATCGTTTCTAGGAAATCCATCATGAGTTACAAGTGGAGTATCCATATCAGCTCTATATTTGTTCCTTAGGACATCAAATAAAACCGACAATTGCGACTCGACTTCCTGTTTGACTTGTGACAAGGTCTGGAAATCAAGCTGATCAAAGTCTGTTCTGTAGCTTTTCAAGGTATCCAAGTTCAACGCCTTCAACAACCCCTGCAACGAGTCATCGCTTATATCATGCTCGTCCACTGTCATCTTCGATTGAGTACTTGATAATAAAACTAAACGACCTActgtagaagtagaaaaagAGTAGTACGGAAATTGCGAAAAGTTGGAGGCAAACCTGATCTCATATATTTTGCACCTCAATCTCAATTAAGCTCACCAAGATTTTGCGACCTGAACCATAAGAATATCAGATATTGGTATGGTATTGTCATTCAATGAAATTGACAACATATGATGTTTATACCACGGAATCTTTACTAGTATATGAACATCTATACAAATCAGCTGATTTTCCCTGGTCTCTGGTACTACTGTCTTATCACTACTGTCCTGTAACT
Protein-coding regions in this window:
- the ARL3 gene encoding putative ADP-ribosylation factor in the carboxypeptidase Y pathway, with the translated sequence MFHLATSLYTQYTKREQYNILILGLDNAGKTTFLEHVKLLYASANETAVKKKPSKSGEESRSTADILKTKRILPTVGQNTTTIKFEASSGSELASQFKNVNLKFWDLGGQRSLRNMWSRYYHSCHGIIFIIDSTDTARFQECYETLIEIAHDESWNNREYGEGEGTVNVPILMLANKQDLPQAVDLVSLKTGVFIQLVSELEATDSKLLPVSVLENQGLKESLEWLVTRLIYNKSSRMPQYS
- the WBP1 gene encoding oligosaccharyl transferase beta subunit precursor; translation: MNARVLFLAVFSFFAVCSAISAVDLDVQHALVVYDPKLNDLNDTETVSTEVNQLLNNLNDNYKVTLKTYDDEDIKLFFDDALRYDHLVLLPSSKKGIAAKSGLSQHQLLDYINGNGNILVVGGVSAVLPDAIRVFLNEIGIYPSPKNFKLTDHFHSTPEGKVELDSTTNLIPNRIVKTLSVKEYEGSAALVNNNEHIFPIIKGSPTSFTAKSAVEAIEQDATWTFGEQGFLAVGFQALNNARLAWVGSEALLAEAGLYKWTFQQQNVLKLQFVEHFKEDTPLDINPTLYRIKDQSIYVIGVSELVDGKWVPYEVLEEEDQLQLAFKMLDPYQRLNLLPLGFVSSTKESEQLDAFAYFANFTVPDHHGMFTFELDYKRTGLSYLSDAKIVTVRHLANDEFKRSWDITNSWLYVASAFLVAVAWFLFVVNYIYVSKTDLKKKNI
- the URM12 gene encoding ubiquitin-like protein, with the protein product MGFKVKVEFLGGLDVISNKVREHSLKVPLEEGEATVKDLIELITKSIIADPKDIPVFIEDDTVRPGILVLINDTDWELEGMEEYVLESGDVFTFTSTLHGG
- the NAS2 gene encoding probable 26S proteasome regulatory subunit codes for the protein MTVDEHDISDDSLQGLLKALNLDTLKSYRTDFDQLDFQTLSQVKQEVESQLSVLFDVLRNKYRADMDTPLVTHDGFPRNDVDVVSIRLIRVKVIRLRNDNKTIIGLLEDKMIQEFASRQQNEPESSSQSEQFVVPFALVKDVANQGPAYIAGLRDDDKVIVFDEDIHAANHNKLANVVTRVRNSINRGIPVEVFRGEERLQLILQPTMNWGGQGVLGCRFIPL